The candidate division WOR-3 bacterium genome contains the following window.
AACTAAAAGATAAATTGAGAATTGCAAAAATCAACGAGATGATAGGCACTCTTCATACAGATTTAGGTAAAATTAAATTTGCCGACAATTATTTTAAAAAATCAATAACTATATATCAAGAAACAGGGCACAGAACGGGCATTAGATCCATACTTATAGCTCAATCACTAAATGCAATGAAAAGACATGATAACCAAACAGCGATAAAAATATTAAATCACGTATTATCATCGTTTGAATCCATTAACGACAATTATGTAAAATGCACAATACACTCAAATCTTGGTATTGCCAATTACCGCTTGGGAAATTATATGATAGCTCTTGGAAATTTCAAACTGCAGAAAAAATACGCTGTACTGTCAAAAAACAATCGAGAAATTATGATATCAAAGGGTTACATTTCTCTGGTTTACGAAAAGAAGGGCAATTATACAAAAGCTCTTCGGGGGTACATGGAATGCCTGGAGGAGGCTATGAAATCGGTTGATGCAGTTCAGACATCATTGTATTACAACAACATCGGAGAGATATATCTATTAAAAAGGCAATACAAAAAGTCTCTTGAATTTTTTTCAAATGCCGAAAAAATATCTAGGAAGATTTCATATAAATATCGACTTTGCTATGTTTTAATGGACAAAGCAAAAGCCTTGTATTCTCTGAAAAAATTCGCTGAATCAACCTTATGCACCCGGGAAGTGAAAGAAATAGCAAAAAAAATCAAAAGGCTAGACGTTATTTTCGAAACAGGTCTTCTAGAAATGAAACTTTCAGCAATAAACGACAGGCATCAAACAAAAAAAATTATGTCCAGTTTGCTGAAGAAAAGTACGAATGAAGAACAGGAAGCCAACATTAAATATGCTTATTACACTATTTCGAAAGAGTATTCATTCAGAGAAGATGCCTTGGTACTGTATAAAAAGATATATTTAAGGAAACCGGACCGGATATTTAAAGACAGAATTGAAGAGCTCGAAAAGGGAAGTTGAAAGCTTCCCTTTTTCTATTGGGTTAAAACAAACTTTAATGTTCTTGATGCATTAGCGGTGCTGATTCTGGCAAAATAAATACCTTTAGGTAAATCTTTCGTTGTAAATGAAATTGAATTGTCTCCAACGCTTAATTGACCAGCATGTATTGTCTTTACTCTGCTTCCTGTAATGTTAAAAATATCCAGAATACAACTGCTTCCATAAGACAAAGAAAAATGGACTGAAGCTGACCCGTCATTAAGCGTTATAAATCCGCTAGAAATACAACATTCAAACGCAGAGTTGCTCTTTTCACCCATTATCACTATGTTGTTTTCGGCATTCTCAATATTATCAGGTATAGTTATCGGATATTGTCTTGCAAACAATGCGCTGTTTCCTGAATAACCGCAGAAATAAATCAACGTGTTCGAGAACAAACCCTTCAATCCGGTGTTAGGTAAACCAGGATAAAAATATTCCTGTGGGTTATTGCCGAATCTGTCGAAATAGAAAAAATAAGGGAATTCAACACCATCGCTTATTCTCTTCTTAACACCACCGGTATAAACACAACTATTATTGTATTGGAACAAATCATTCGCCACTACATTGTACAAAGTGTCCTGTTCAATCGTTCTAGACCAAAGAGTGTCAATATTGTTATATTGGTCAATCTGAAATTTAACTAAAAACATCTTTTTCCTGCCGCCTGATTCCGAATAACCGCATGAATAAAAATACTCTGATTTCCCTTCCTGAGATTCAATGATCTGATTCAGACAACCATCGAATAGAACAACATCGGTTTCAACTTCAAAATTTTCTTCCTCGCAATAATTAAACACCATTATGTATTGTTTTCCATCGCTTGAACCGACGATAATGTATCTGTTGTTTTCAAGGGTATTATTCATTATTTTTTCTATACCGAATGCTTCCTGATTTTCATCGGATGGGATAAGAGTGTACATTCTCTCAGATAGATCGGAGTTGAGGGTATAAATAAATATATTTTTTGCCATACCAAAAGTTCTGGTGCCTATCAAAAGGCAATATCCGTCTTCGTCATTGCCAGGTTCAGAATATTCGGCGCCAGGTTCCTCATCATCTCCTGGATCATTATCGGTTATGTAATTTTCACAA
Protein-coding sequences here:
- a CDS encoding tetratricopeptide repeat protein — translated: LKDKLRIAKINEMIGTLHTDLGKIKFADNYFKKSITIYQETGHRTGIRSILIAQSLNAMKRHDNQTAIKILNHVLSSFESINDNYVKCTIHSNLGIANYRLGNYMIALGNFKLQKKYAVLSKNNREIMISKGYISLVYEKKGNYTKALRGYMECLEEAMKSVDAVQTSLYYNNIGEIYLLKRQYKKSLEFFSNAEKISRKISYKYRLCYVLMDKAKALYSLKKFAESTLCTREVKEIAKKIKRLDVIFETGLLEMKLSAINDRHQTKKIMSSLLKKSTNEEQEANIKYAYYTISKEYSFREDALVLYKKIYLRKPDRIFKDRIEELEKGS
- a CDS encoding T9SS type A sorting domain-containing protein, whose translation is MKKNLFAICLTAILVFISQPLSADFTYWTYGNNPGNCFEGVYYSSGNFITAGTYTGLSKDFSYFKLNSSGQIITNQFYGENTLYEVCNFFTKEYNSNTYILGGVASSFLNNKSIYVVRIDSDGNLICENYITDNDPGDDEEPGAEYSEPGNDEDGYCLLIGTRTFGMAKNIFIYTLNSDLSERMYTLIPSDENQEAFGIEKIMNNTLENNRYIIVGSSDGKQYIMVFNYCEEENFEVETDVVLFDGCLNQIIESQEGKSEYFYSCGYSESGGRKKMFLVKFQIDQYNNIDTLWSRTIEQDTLYNVVANDLFQYNNSCVYTGGVKKRISDGVEFPYFFYFDRFGNNPQEYFYPGLPNTGLKGLFSNTLIYFCGYSGNSALFARQYPITIPDNIENAENNIVIMGEKSNSAFECCISSGFITLNDGSASVHFSLSYGSSCILDIFNITGSRVKTIHAGQLSVGDNSISFTTKDLPKGIYFARISTANASRTLKFVLTQ